A genomic region of Rhipicephalus sanguineus isolate Rsan-2018 chromosome 3, BIME_Rsan_1.4, whole genome shotgun sequence contains the following coding sequences:
- the LOC119388398 gene encoding glycine--tRNA ligase, translating to MILGTFACILGTVGTTASRSAWPLVRRFSKCHVCCKLAPNWGTKKARLRKLVAAQTMATPEVCQVLEPLRNAVKEQGDLVRKLKESGAPELDVKKAVNELKARKKVLEDKELQLAPPEVGFDRLRMEDLLKRRFFYDQSFSIYGGVAGQYDFGPMGCAMKTQLLSLWRSHFVLEEQMLEVDCTILTPEPVLKASGHVERFADLMVKDLKNGECFRLDHLIKAHLEKLCADKKTTAEQKAEYEDIVVKLDGMTKDEMNAVLRRFAIKSPTTGNELSDAIEFNLMFSTCIGPSGLVKGYLRPETAQGIFVNFKRLLEFNQGRLPFAAAQIGNAFRNEISPRSGLIRVREFTMAEIEHFVDPSDKAHPKFASVKNLEMVLYSACNQMDGQPAQKITIGHAVEKGLVANETLGYFLARIQLFLERVGVDPARLRFRQHMSNEMAHYACDCWDAECKTSYGWVECVGCADRSCYDLSQHTKATGVRLVAEKPLPQPISVDVVEALPNKAAIGKQFKKEAKPVSDALAALAAQQVDLLEKDLNEKGESEVAVGDSKVKITKDMVQVKRYQKTVHVDELVPGVIEPSFGIGRIMYAVFEHSFRVREGDEQRTYFSLPAAVAPLKCSVLPLSNNPDFAKFVQQISSALTQHDVAHKIDDSSGSIGRRYARTDEVAVPYGITVDFDTLRQPHTATLRERDTMLQVRCPLEDLAPLVHDLVRGKITWEHVCSVYPKFEQQEVTKA from the exons ATGATCCTTGGAACTTTCGCCTGTATTTTAGGAACCGTAGGTACTACCGCCTCGAGGTCAGCTTGGCCGCTTGTCCGCCGCTTCTCCAAGTGCCACGTGTGCTGCAAGCTCGCTCCCAACTGGGGTACTAAGAAAGCTCGTCTCAGGAAGCTCGTCGCTGCTCAGACGATGGCCACGCCGGAGGTTTGCCAGGTTCTCGAACCCCTCAGAAATGCCGTCAAAGAACAG GGCGACTTGGTCCGGAAGCTCAAAGAAAGTGGGGCACCGGAGTTGGACGTCAAGAAAGCTGTTAACGAACTGAAGGCTAGAAAGAAAGTACTGGAAGACAAG GAACTCCAGTTGGCACCTCCAGAGGTGGGCTTTGACAGACTTCGGATGGAAGATCTTCTAAAGAGACGCTTTTTCTACGACCAGTCCTTCTCTATATACGGAG GTGTGGCTGGACAGTATGACTTTGGTCCCATGGGCTGTGCCATGAAGACACAGCTGCTCAGCCTCTGGAGGAGCCACTTTGTGCTTGAGGAGCAGATGCTGGAAGTGGACTGCACCATTCTCACACCTGAGCCTGTGCTAAA GGCATCTGGGCACGTGGAGCGCTTTGCGGACTTGATGGTGAAGGATCTCAAGAATGGGGAATGTTTCAGGCTTGACCATCTTATCAAGG CTCACCTGgaaaagctgtgtgctgataagAAGACGACGGCTGAACAGAAGGCAGAGTATGAAGACATTGTGGTCAAG CTGGACGGCATGACCAAAGACGAGATGAATgctgtcctgcgacgctttgcgATCAAGTCGCCTACGACGGGAAATGAACTGAGTGACGCCATTGAGTTCAACCTCATGTTCTCCACATGTATTGGCCCCTCGGGGCTTGTTAAAGG GTACCTCCGACCCGAGACAGCGCAAGGCATCTTTGTGAACTTCAAGCGCTTGCTCGAGTTCAATCAGGGTCGGCTACCATTTGCTGCTGCTCAAATCGGCAACGCTTTCCGTAACGAGATCTCACCCCGGTCAGGACTTATTAGAGTCCG TGAGTTCACCATGGCTGAGATTGAGCACTTTGTGGACCCCTCTGACAAGGCACACCCCAAGTTTGCATCTGTGAAGAACCTAGAGATGGTCCTCTACTCGGCGTGCAACCAGATGGATGGCCAGCCTGCACAGAAGATCACTATTGGGCATGCCGTTGAGAAG GGCCTGGTTGCCAATGAGACCCTGGGCTACTTTCTAGCGCGCATTCAGCTGTTCCTGGAGCGTGTGGGTGTCGACCCTGCAAGACTGCGATTCCGACAGCACATGAGCAATGAGATGGCCCACTATGCCTGTGACTGCTGGGATGCAGAATGCAAGACTTCCTAT GGTTGGGTCGAGTGTGTTGGCTGTGCAGACCGCTCCTGTTATGACTTGAGCCAACACACCAAGGCCACAGGCGTGCGTCTTGTGGCTGAGAAACCGCTCCCACAGCCAATATC TGTAGACGTGGTGGAAGCCCTCCCAAACAAGGCAGCCATCGGCAAGCAATTCAAGAAGGAGGCTAAGCCAGTTTCAGATGCTCTAGCAGCACTCGCTGCCCAGCAGGTTGACCTACTGGAGAAGGATCTCAATGAGAAAGG GGAGTCCGAAGTGGCAGTGGGCGACTCGAAAGTGAAGATCACTAAAGACATGGTTCAAGTGAAGCGTTACCAGAAGACTGTGCATG TGGATGAGTTGGTGCCTGGTGTGATTGAACCGTCATTTGGCATTGGAAGAATCATGTATGCTGTCTTTGAGCACAGTTTCCGAGTCCGTGAAGGAGATGAGCAAAGGACG TACTTCTCCTTGCCCGCTGCAGTTGCACCACTCAAGTGCTCCGTTCTTCCGCTCAGCAACAATCCAGACTTTGCCAAGTTTGTGCAACAAATCT CATCCGCACTGACGCAGCATGATGTAGCACACAAGATTGACGATAGCAGTGGATCAATAGGCCGTCGCTATGCGCGCACTGATGAAGTTGCAGTCCCATACGGCATCACGGTGGACTTTGACACTTTGCGGCAGCCGCACACGGCTACCCTGCGTGAACGAGACACCATGCTGCAAGTTCGATGCCCT CTTGAAGACCTTGCTCCTTTGGTCCATGACCTCGTACGTGGAAAGATCACCTGGGAGCATGTTTGCTCCGTTTACCCAAAGTTTGAGCAGCAGGAAGTGACCAAGGCATAA